DNA from Triticum aestivum cultivar Chinese Spring chromosome 7D, IWGSC CS RefSeq v2.1, whole genome shotgun sequence:
atcaagtcacgttttggtattagatacatccgtatctagactaatctaagacaagaattttgggacggagggagtacttaacttTCCATTATTAATGTGTTAATAAAACTGCCGTTTTGAAACAAAttcatgttttttttgttttgcttttgtgCTTTATTTTGTTACAGGTGGGACAAATCAAAGTCCGCTGGTGTGTCAAACTTGATACTTCTCAAGTTCAGTGAGGTAAACCATGTGTACTTGATAACTGACATTTGAATTCAGATATTAATGCGCAAGCATATGGCAAAGATGGAAAAGGAGTATTGTGTTCTTACGCTTGACCTTTTCTTTCCCTGCAGGCGGATGCACATGAATCCACGACGCTTGATCAGATAAAAGATGAAGAACCTGAATTCCATGCCATGGTTTCACGTGTCCTGAAACGAGCCGAAACGGAGTTTGCTTTATGAGCTGGTCAGCAATGGTATTGGATTTCTACAACTGCTATACCGTCATAACCCGTGCAACGCTCATGGACCAGGCAGGTAGGTTACTGTTTTGCGTCGTCTGATTTTGTGTACTAGTGACAAGGAGCAAGTAGATGATGCACAATTTCCTGAAGTTTGTTTTGGCCATAGAAGTCGGACTTGCTGGTACTGTTTCGATTTCTCTGGAAAGATCCTCCTGTAATCATCTCCCCGGGATTTTTGGTGCGTTTGAGATTATCTCATGTAGACCAAAACAGAGATTATATCGAGCATATGATTCCCAACAGGGGCTTGCAATCAGCACTAACGCTGCTGGGTTCGCCATGGCGACACAATGTCTTGTTCAGTGCTACTCCCTTTCTAAGACCATATTCCTTTCCATCTTCTCGGTAGAAAAAAAGTCCCTTTCACTCTGCAGCCTTTTCCAAGACCAAGTCATGTGTGTTTAATTCTAGTCAATGTGGTCTTTTTCACATTTGAGACATATGGAGCCATCACTCCTTTCCAAAAATGTAACATTAAAATTGTGCTGACAAGTATAGTACCGTTGAATACAGGCCTAAAGAGTTTATGTTCAGATTTGTAGCTAAAATTAAGTTTGGTTTTCATCACGTGTACAACCGGAAGTGGTTCTAACAAAAGCACTTGAGAGAGCAGAATACTGGGTTTCCATAACTTTGGAGCAGAAGCAGAGCAAGACAACGTAGAGTAAACTCTAAAAGTTCAGGAATACAAAAAGGAAAGGACCCTGATAAGTGCTACACGTGTGGTATGAACACATGGCAACTCCGAATGTTTTTGATGGCAAGTTTAGTGACAcgaggatggcaactttagttgtcaaGCATGACAACTTCTTTTGGGATGAcaagtttcaatttttttctaggATTAGTTTTTTCTTTTCAGAAGGCAATTTTAGTATAGTAAAAAGCGTTAAAACCGGAGTGCTTCATGCCGTACGTGCCGCACTTATCATTTGAGAAAGGAAATGAAAGAAGTCCACATAACCCCCCGAGATTTTGAGGAACGGTCACATTACCCCCTGAGCTTTAAAACCGGGTATTTAGCCCCCTGGAGTTGGCAAAAAGGACAAATTTGACCTGTGGACGAAAAGAATCCATAAAATGAACTGTCCCTAAAAAAATTTCACTCCACTGACTTTTTCGTGTAACGCCCAACATCCGGGCGCCACACTGCACTGTGCAACGCTCGAGAGTTAGGCGTCACACAGCCTGGCCAGCGTCGCACTTCGGACTGTCTAAAAATTACTAAGTCAATATGCTCTGATGACATGGCGCTCCGCTGCCTTCACTGTTGCAGTCTACAGTAGACTAGTGATGTGTATTCCTTCTCTCAAACCAGGTAGCTGCAATACACTTTTCTAGTGACACCAAATGGCATAGATTAATTGCCCGCCAATCCGCTAGCCTGCGTGCATGCAGCAACAGCGCACACCCCCGCATGCGTGTCCCATGCCCAATCAGGATGCAGCTTCTCCAATTAATTCTATGGGCACAAACGCACGGACTAGCAACCGGGCTTAGAAAAAAAACGGACGGCTCTTCGTTGCTCTACGGCTTTAAAATCCCCGACGGAGGTACCAGACACTCTTGCAGCGCCTAGCGTTTAGGCGTTGCACACTAACTTAGTAATTTTTAGGTAGTTCGGAGTATGAAGTTGTCAGGCGTGTAGCGCCTGTCAGTCGGgcgctgcacagtgtagtgtggcgcctaactgtcgggcgctacacaaaaaggtcagccgggTAAATTCTTTTCGTCAACAGTTCACTTTGTGAATTCTTTTGGTTCGCAGGTTAAATTTGTCGTTTTTGCCCCTGGTGTTTGCAAAACCAGATGAAACACCCCCTGAGAGCATTGAAGGGTTGTTTTGAGAGTGGTTTTCAACATGGTGCCTATTTCACACAAGCGTGCTGTTGTTCTGTAGCATTTAGCACGACTTGCTGATTTTTGTTCGGGCGGCGCAACCTGATATGTGAAGCTAATTTTCTGGTAGCTGATGCAACGTGGAAACTGTAGAAGATAACTCACGTACGATGCTAGCTTGACTGCTTGATCTCTATTTCTCTGCCACTGCTTTGCCGCTGCTTCTCCACTTGTCCTCGGCTGCATCCCACCTCAACTCGTGGTCGTCTGCTCATCGCCGGATGAGCCCTGCTACGGTGCAGGGTGCCTTGCCCGTCTGCAAACCACTTAAATAAAGAAAACTGTAGACCATGTTTGGATTCTCGTTTTCCTTCAAATACACCTGTAAAAAAGATTCATGTCTCCTCCGTCGTTTCCGTTCTGACCAAAAATCGTTCTTGCCCCAGTAAGTTACACCTGTAAATTAAATAAAGTTGTATTTGAATACACTGATGCGAAGCGCAGCCTTAGCTTGCAAAGCAGCGCGGACAATAAAAATAAAACATGGAAGTGAGCACCTGCTATTCGGCTAACCACGCGTGTTGATCTCATGGCAGATGCAGACACATGCGATTGTATCGTAAGGAGAATGTCAATGCATGAAAGTGGCAAGAGTGTCGAATCCAAGCGTGTGTTGGAGAAAAGCGGTTCACGGCGGCGGAGTTCTAGCGCCATGCTAATAGTCATAGAGTCTTGCTCTTGTTGTTGGTCCGCCTAAAGTTTTAAGTAGCGCTTGCTCCCTTCAAAACATGGACAACACTTCCAACTCGAACGAGCCACACGCCGCCGAGAAGTGCATGGCTGCTGCGGAACGCACATGCAATGGCGGGGGCACGGCCGCACAATGTCGCTGACTTGGCGTAGATGTTGGGCAAGTGCGCACTGACATGCAAGTCAGCAACACGGCGCATGTTCGCACTGGGAGCACAAGGGGAGAGTCACGACAGTTCACACTGGTAGGCGAAGAAATGGAAGAGAGTACAGCGATGGCTGAGAGCTATGCATGTTGCAGATTACGTGTTTGATGAAATGCATGTGTTTTGAGCTGGGACCAGCAACGGCTGTGAAATGGGCCACTTGCTCCAAACCACTCTCAAAACCACCTCCAAAGTTGTAAGGGGGGTGTTTTATCTGGTTTTGCAAACTCTAGGGGGTCAAATACCCGGTTTTAAAGCTCAGGGGGTTATGTGATCGTTTTGGAAAACCTCAGGGGGTTACGTGGACTTCTTTCGAAAGGAAATAGGTTTGAAATATCATGCCATGCTGATTTTTGTGAAATCACAATATATAATTGTAATAGATGTTGTCAGTCGGACTTGACTTGCTTGTCTTCCTCGTCGTTCCTGTGGCGACGTAGTGATGTGCTTAGGATCGAGGGAAACCATTGGCCGGCAGTTGTGGCCATGACGGCGACAACGCTGCTCCCTCCATGGAGGCTTTGTCGAGGTCCCTCCTCCATTAACCCTTGCTTAGGTCTTGTTTGGGCCATGGCGGTATCGCACCTCTCCCTAAAGACCGCGGGGGTGAAAAACAAGTAGTGTATTTGGTAGCGGATTCGTTAGTGTCCAACAATGTAAATGTTCAACGGGTTTGGATAAATTGGCGTTCCTCTACACCTCGTGGCTTGCTAGCCATTCGGTCCTTACCCTTAGGCATGTGCTAGAGGGGATAGGGTTCCTCACTACAGCTTCAGTGGCCCATCTAGGAGAGAGTGTGGTTTGTGCCCTGGGCGCTAATGAGTTGCACGAGGGAGTTCGCCTTGTGTGATGTTTGTTCATGTTGTCCTCTCCTAGTAGTCAATTGTCAAGTACTCATTCTGGTTCTAGGGTTAATCATTTCGTCTGCCAAACTGCCGGTAGTGTGGCGCCTTCCAATCCAGGGCATGAGGGTAGGGACCCTTTTCGGCGGCGAATACGGATGTCACTCGTGTCCAAGGTTGGCCCGGGAGCGAACATGGGCATGACCGTAATTCAACTATGCACCCCTCCATGTTCTCGTGATGGGCGCATTGGTGGAAAATGACATTGATGGCTCAAGCTACACCTTTTTTTCTACATTTGCTCGTTTTGCCTTTTGCTTGTCGCATTGGTTAACAATTGTTTGAGGCTTTATTAATTGAAAACCAAACTATAAGAAAAATGTAGATCAAATACGTGACATTTAAGCACATTATGAGCCTGTTTGGACTCTCTCCCCACTCTAACTCCGCTCTGGAGCGGAGCAGCATTCAGTTTAAATTTTCAGAGTCGCCCAATGGTCACTCCGCGCGCTCCGCTCCGCGCTAAAGGAGCGGAGACTTGCCGAACAGGGCCTATATGTTGTTTTGTATTCGGCCAATGTATTATGTTTTGAATGATAGTTAGCGAATGCATGGTTCATCATAAAAATACACACATGCAAAGTTCAAAGAGAGCGAACTCAACATGTTGAGGTCCTATGCAGTATTGTGATACTATAGTGCCGCTGACATGTAGGATTGAGTCCACGTGGCAGTGAGCCAGTGACCGTGATGCAGAGTGCGCTACGACAGAGGATCCCAACACAAACTCTACACATGCATGCCTGGCCCAAAAGAACAAACACTAACCTAGCTATGCTAAAGAAAAGAAGTTTCTAAAAAAAAGGCTATgctaaagaaaaggaaaaagaaaaaagaaagtaaGGCACCGACCTACAACTAACAATTTCATAAGGATTCTATTTGATTAGGCACCTGAATTGAAACCTGAATCGGACTGGACCGACTGTTTGTCAGGCTAATGTTCTCATATTCTCTCTCGAATAatgtcaaaaacgtttttatattatgggacggagggagtatgaagtaaGACGCCTTATCGCAACCCATAAAACAAATCTTGCCTCGTTGACGCTCCACATCGCCGATCTCGATGCAGTCGTCGTCGCTGcatccgccgccggcggcggccacTCCGCGGGGTCGAAAGGGGCGGCCCAGGAGAGACCGGACGTGGCACATCACGGTGTTCAACTACATGCCGCTGCCGTGGGATCAGAGGGACTGGGCGGAGCTTCCCCAGGACGCGATCTCCTGCATCTTCCGCAAGATGAACCAGTTCGAGCTCCTGCTCGGCGCCGCGGCGGTGTGCCGCTCCTGGCGCCGCGCCGCGTGGCACGAGCCCGAGCTGTGGCGCTGCATCGACATGCGCTATCTGCTTGAAGACGTCCCGCCCTCCGGCTGGCAGGCCACCCGCAGCAGCCTTGTGCGGGCCGCCCTGCGGCTCAGCGCCGGGCAGTGCGAGACCTTCGTCGCCGAGCTCCTCGACGACgacctcttcatcttcctctccgAGCAGTAAGTCTTCGTTCTTGAGTCTTGACCCACTTTGTTGCAAGGGAACTACGCTCTTGTTGCAATGGTCTCTTCGATTCAGTTGCTAAGCAAAATAAACTCGACCAAATTCGTATGTCAAATTAAAGGATTGATCATTGATGCAGCATCGGTTTTCCTTTATCTTGCGTCATCCGACCGATTGTTAATTTCCTTTCATCCTTTCTACCCAACAAATTGCGAGGCTTTACTGGCTAGCTGGAAAACCTAGAGTAGCTACGGTGTGTTTTGATGTGTAATGGTTTCTTTCAATTGACGGTACACTAATCTCATTATACCTAATTATGATAAATACTCTCTTGTGGATTTAAAGTCAGAGCTgcaatgaaatatatttttgcatccTTCTTGGATGTCATTTGGTCACCAAATTTTGCAAGCACCTAAAATATTTGATAATAATCAAAGccacaaaattcagaatttttcattaTTATTCTTTTCAGTTTTACTTTTATCATGGTTGCAATGCACACGGCCTAGAAAAACCACACTCTAATCTCTAATACTATCTTGCAGGGCACCCTTACTAAAAAATCTCTATCTCATCAAGTGTTACTACGTCTCAAAGGAAGTATTTGCAAAGGTTATGTACAAGTTCCCTCTCCTTGAAGAACTCGAGCTTTTGATGTGGTTAGGTGGCACGGAAATGCTCGAGATCGTCGCTGAAGCCTGCCCATGCCTGAAGCACTTCAGTCTCATAAAACAAGATCGTTTTTACGAACTTGAGGACGATGGTAATGCTTTCGCGATTGCGAAGATGCACGGGCTACGTTCCTTGTATCTCGACGGCAACAGACTCACCAACAAAGGGCTGACAGTGATCCTTGATGGCTGCCCCCACCTAGAGCACCTTAACGTTTTTGAATGTAAGTATCTCAGGATGGATGATGACCTGCTAGAGAAATGTTCTCGAGTCAACATGGATGGCCCTCGGTACTCTTTGCCATATTTGCCTTGCAGTTGCTGTTGGAGTCCTGACTATTCGGATCATGAGGATTATGAGGATTACCATGAGGCTTGTTACTACTACCTCGGTGACCACTTTGACGACGATGATATAGCAGAA
Protein-coding regions in this window:
- the LOC123171003 gene encoding putative F-box/LRR-repeat protein 21; this encodes MQSSSLHPPPAAATPRGRKGRPRRDRTWHITVFNYMPLPWDQRDWAELPQDAISCIFRKMNQFELLLGAAAVCRSWRRAAWHEPELWRCIDMRYLLEDVPPSGWQATRSSLVRAALRLSAGQCETFVAELLDDDLFIFLSEQAPLLKNLYLIKCYYVSKEVFAKVMYKFPLLEELELLMWLGGTEMLEIVAEACPCLKHFSLIKQDRFYELEDDGNAFAIAKMHGLRSLYLDGNRLTNKGLTVILDGCPHLEHLNVFECIFASAPLPLPRRAPLRPLRPPASVPAHPGRGATKSAGHAPAVPCWIPLFDPLPEQRQVGAGSPCDRSRSVWIQRSDASAGLSIASSGTNGPPRLPGAYPAARECPQNPRNRRGADGATRGPVRERLRFPAPPPQAARPVDMDRQALLTGPSRRPRSSHKVVVATPAMEHQEFLLRKHAVLLTAATPQHAANL